From a region of the Zingiber officinale cultivar Zhangliang chromosome 4B, Zo_v1.1, whole genome shotgun sequence genome:
- the LOC121975121 gene encoding dual specificity protein kinase YAK1 homolog isoform X1, with protein MAEDGSGKVGADGSCDTSIDAYLRWNPRSTAFRPYVSPPQSSGENSLESSGRDTSKFRGFFKKSLVAKLTKGIVETFQTCNPAFRYSESLNQKRFLTNPSTGVLNDGFDNANSDLILYVNFELVNSETKGRYIVKDALGQGTFGQVAKCWDLESNKYVAVKVIKNQPAYYRQALVEVSILDMLNKKYDPDDKHHIVRMLDYFVFHRHLCISFEMLGSNLYELIKMNHFKGLSLSIVQAFSKQILHALIVMKDAGIIHCDMKPENILMSTSVKPPQIKVIDFGSACMEGRTVYSYIQSRYYRSPEVLLGYPYTTSIDMWSFGCIVAELFLGLPLFPGASEYDLLKRMIEILGGQPPDSLLRDAKNTSKFFKHVGSIHSSEHDGTSKGGISAYRILTVEEYESRESNKPDIGKHYFNFVNLDDIIDNYPYRRNLSDKEKLKESLTRLALVDFLRGLVEFDPVKRWSPLQASGHPFVTGEPFDCPYKPPLESPRIPVMHTVTVDHNPGGGHWLAAGLSPQVVSSVNKYSSQSPHVHKVPMSYGSSYGSFGSHGSYNDNTGLGSSYGSYGDVNNIHAYNSPLAPSGFNVHVQVGGPFLGASPDARHRSQFSHGHGYSVSPYGGLGPMSLGVSPSQFTPPSSQMQISSASPGKYGPTSPVGGGSRGISLSKAAVVGQYNKRGVGYSSMSVQPYGSASEHGQGFSSDGMTSNHPETQSLGHGGPYAAFLASSHTNWRQQLGGASGFCSSTSVNLKGYPAPYMHNSMTSQRSEVPFDITEGSSSVPHPGEWDPGYSDESLLQEDNGDISSLSTEFVNCVHLDDPSDVTSFSSGNNRYSHGQNQARLNSKFLSSNQRTDGLRQTYSHVEGPSTSHDVRGGNGRPLQFSQNFPSRFGQQSTHRYNYMNQSIMHGERNHQYGQPAYLNYNITDSHSSTNAMFSNSMPWGRRGGHPMTTTLPAAHSRKDYGKI; from the exons CTTGTAGCAAAACTGACCAAGGGTATAGTTGAAACTTTCCAAACATGCAACCCTGCCTTTCGATATTCAGAGTCACTGAATCAAAAACGATTCCTAACCAATCCATCCACTGGGGTACTGAATGATGGTTTTGACAATGCAAATTCAGATCTCATCTTGTATGTGAATTTTGAGCTGGTCAACTCAGAAACAAAAGGAAG GTACATTGTCAAAGATGCCCTTGGCCAAGGGACCTTTGGACAGGTTGCCAAATGCTGGGATCTGGAATCTAACAAATATGTTGCTGTGAAGGTTATTAAGAACCAACCTGCTTACTATCGACAGGCATTGGTTGAGGTTTCTATCCTGGACATG ttAAATAAGAAGTATGATCCTGATGATAAACATCACATAGTCCGGATGCTTGATTATTTTGTATTTCATCGGCACTTGTGCATATCATTTGAAATGCTTGGCTCAAACCT GTATGAATTGATCAAAATGAACCACTTCAAAGGTTTGTCCCTGAGCATTGTGCAGGCATTCTCAAAACAG ATCTTGCATGCATTGATTGTCATGAAAGATGCTGGTATAATTCATTGTGATATGAAGCCAGAGAACATACTCATGTCAACAAG TGTGAAGCCTCCACAAATAAAAGTTATTGATTTTGGATCAGCTTGTATGGAAGGTCGAACAGTCTACTCTTACATACAG AGCCGCTACTATAGGTCTCCAGAAGTTCTTCTTGGTTATCC ATATACCACTTCAATTGATATGTGGTCATTTGGATGCATTGTTGCTGAATTATTTCTTGGTTTGCCTTTGTTTCCTGGAGCCTCTGAATATGATCTCCTGAAGCGGATGATAGAGATACTTGg TGGACAACCACCTGATAGCTTGCTTAGGGATGCTAAAAATACTAGCAAGTTCTTTAAGCATGTTGGGAGTATTCATAGTTCAGAGCATGATGGGACCTCCAAGGGAGGCATTAGTGCTTACCGTATTCTGACCGTGGAGGAATATGAATCA AGAGAGTCAAATAAACCAGACATTGGGAAGCACTACTTTAATTTTGTAAACTTGGACGATATCATTGACAACTACCCATACAGAAGAAATTTGTCAGACAAAGAGAAGTTAAAAG AAAGCTTAACCCGCTTAGCCTTGGTTGATTTCTTGAGGGGTCTTGTTGAATTTGACCCAGTAAAAAGATGGTCACCTTTGCAG GCTTCTGGTCATCCATTTGTCACTGGAGAACCATTTGATTGTCCCTATAAACCACCCCTCGAGTCTCCAAGAATT CCAGTCATGCATACTGTAACGGTGGATCACAATCCAGGAGGTGGTCATTGGCTAGCTGCTGGTCTTTCTCCTCAGGTC GTTTCAAGTGTTAACAAATATTCATCACAAAGTCCTCACGTTCACAAGGTGCCTATGTCTTATGGCAGTAGTTATGGCAGCTTTGGGAGCCATGGTAGCTATAATGATAATACAGGACTAGGAAGCAGTTATGGAAGCTATGGCGACGTTAATAATATTCATGCCTATAATTCACCACTAGCTCCATCTGGGTTCAATGTGCATGTACAAGTTGGAGGACCATTTCTTGGAGCTAGTCCAGATGCAAGGCATAGGTCGCAGTTTTCTCATGGACATGGGTACAGTGTTAGCCCTTATGGAGGTCTGGGACCAATGTCCCTAGGAGTAAGTCCTTCTCAGTTTACTCCTCCAAGTTCCCAGATGCAGATTTCATCAGCTTCACCTGGAAAATATGGTCCAACATCACCAGTTGGAGGTGGTTCTCGTGGTATCTCATTGAGTAAAGCAGCTGTTGTTGGCCAGTATAATAAGAGAGGTGTGGGCTACTCGTCCATGTCTGTGCAGCCTTATGGAAGTGCATCTGAACATGGACAAGGATTTTCTAGTGATGGCATGACCTCTAATCATCCTGAGACTCAGTCTCTTGGACATGGTGGTCCTTATGCTGCATTTTTAGCTTCTAGTCATACTAACTGGAGGCAACAGTTGGGAGGAGCAAGCGGCTTTTGCAGTTCAACTTCTGTCAATCTGAAAGGTTATCCTGCACCTTATATGCATAACTCCATGACTTCTCAAAGATCAGAAGTTCCATTCGATATAACAGAAGGAAGTTCATCTGTGCCTCATCCTGGAGAATGGGACCCTGGTTACAG TGATGAATCTCTTTTGCAAGAGGATAATGGAGACATCAGCTCACTAAGCACTGAATTTGTGAATTGTGTGCACCTTGATGACCCATCAGATGTTACTAGCTTTTCAAGTGGAAATAACAGATATAGCCATGGTCAAAATCAAGCTCGCCTAAATTCAAAATTCCTGTCATCAAATCAAAG AACAGATGGACTTCGTCAGACATATTCACATGTTGAAGGCCCTTCTACCTCTCATGATGTACGCGGTGGAAATGGCCGTCCACTCCAATTTTCACAAAACTTTCCAAGTCGTTTTGGACAACAATCTACTCATCGGTATAATTATATGAACCAGTCCATTATGCATGGTGAAAGAAACCATCAATATGGCCAGCCAGCTTATTTAAATTACAACATAACAGATTCTCATTCTTCTACCAATGCTATGTTCAGCAATAGCATGCCATGGG GGAGGAGGGGTGGACATCCAATGACAACAACCCTACCAGCAGCTCATTCAAGAAAGGACTATGGAAAGATTTAG
- the LOC121975121 gene encoding dual specificity protein kinase YAK1 homolog isoform X2 → MAEDGSGKVGADGSCDTSIDAYLRWNPRSTAFRPYVSPPQSSGENSLESSGRDTSKFRGFFKKSLVAKLTKGIVETFQTCNPAFRYSESLNQKRFLTNPSTGVLNDGFDNANSDLILYVNFELVNSETKGRYIVKDALGQGTFGQVAKCWDLESNKYVAVKVIKNQPAYYRQALVEVSILDMLNKKYDPDDKHHIVRMLDYFVFHRHLCISFEMLGSNLYELIKMNHFKGLSLSIVQAFSKQILHALIVMKDAGIIHCDMKPENILMSTSVKPPQIKVIDFGSACMEGRTVYSYIQSRYYRSPEVLLGYPYTTSIDMWSFGCIVAELFLGLPLFPGASEYDLLKRMIEILGGQPPDSLLRDAKNTSKFFKHVGSIHSSEHDGTSKGGISAYRILTVEEYESRESNKPDIGKHYFNFVNLDDIIDNYPYRRNLSDKEKLKESLTRLALVDFLRGLVEFDPVKRWSPLQASGHPFVTGEPFDCPYKPPLESPRIPVMHTVTVDHNPGGGHWLAAGLSPQVSSVNKYSSQSPHVHKVPMSYGSSYGSFGSHGSYNDNTGLGSSYGSYGDVNNIHAYNSPLAPSGFNVHVQVGGPFLGASPDARHRSQFSHGHGYSVSPYGGLGPMSLGVSPSQFTPPSSQMQISSASPGKYGPTSPVGGGSRGISLSKAAVVGQYNKRGVGYSSMSVQPYGSASEHGQGFSSDGMTSNHPETQSLGHGGPYAAFLASSHTNWRQQLGGASGFCSSTSVNLKGYPAPYMHNSMTSQRSEVPFDITEGSSSVPHPGEWDPGYSDESLLQEDNGDISSLSTEFVNCVHLDDPSDVTSFSSGNNRYSHGQNQARLNSKFLSSNQRTDGLRQTYSHVEGPSTSHDVRGGNGRPLQFSQNFPSRFGQQSTHRYNYMNQSIMHGERNHQYGQPAYLNYNITDSHSSTNAMFSNSMPWGRRGGHPMTTTLPAAHSRKDYGKI, encoded by the exons CTTGTAGCAAAACTGACCAAGGGTATAGTTGAAACTTTCCAAACATGCAACCCTGCCTTTCGATATTCAGAGTCACTGAATCAAAAACGATTCCTAACCAATCCATCCACTGGGGTACTGAATGATGGTTTTGACAATGCAAATTCAGATCTCATCTTGTATGTGAATTTTGAGCTGGTCAACTCAGAAACAAAAGGAAG GTACATTGTCAAAGATGCCCTTGGCCAAGGGACCTTTGGACAGGTTGCCAAATGCTGGGATCTGGAATCTAACAAATATGTTGCTGTGAAGGTTATTAAGAACCAACCTGCTTACTATCGACAGGCATTGGTTGAGGTTTCTATCCTGGACATG ttAAATAAGAAGTATGATCCTGATGATAAACATCACATAGTCCGGATGCTTGATTATTTTGTATTTCATCGGCACTTGTGCATATCATTTGAAATGCTTGGCTCAAACCT GTATGAATTGATCAAAATGAACCACTTCAAAGGTTTGTCCCTGAGCATTGTGCAGGCATTCTCAAAACAG ATCTTGCATGCATTGATTGTCATGAAAGATGCTGGTATAATTCATTGTGATATGAAGCCAGAGAACATACTCATGTCAACAAG TGTGAAGCCTCCACAAATAAAAGTTATTGATTTTGGATCAGCTTGTATGGAAGGTCGAACAGTCTACTCTTACATACAG AGCCGCTACTATAGGTCTCCAGAAGTTCTTCTTGGTTATCC ATATACCACTTCAATTGATATGTGGTCATTTGGATGCATTGTTGCTGAATTATTTCTTGGTTTGCCTTTGTTTCCTGGAGCCTCTGAATATGATCTCCTGAAGCGGATGATAGAGATACTTGg TGGACAACCACCTGATAGCTTGCTTAGGGATGCTAAAAATACTAGCAAGTTCTTTAAGCATGTTGGGAGTATTCATAGTTCAGAGCATGATGGGACCTCCAAGGGAGGCATTAGTGCTTACCGTATTCTGACCGTGGAGGAATATGAATCA AGAGAGTCAAATAAACCAGACATTGGGAAGCACTACTTTAATTTTGTAAACTTGGACGATATCATTGACAACTACCCATACAGAAGAAATTTGTCAGACAAAGAGAAGTTAAAAG AAAGCTTAACCCGCTTAGCCTTGGTTGATTTCTTGAGGGGTCTTGTTGAATTTGACCCAGTAAAAAGATGGTCACCTTTGCAG GCTTCTGGTCATCCATTTGTCACTGGAGAACCATTTGATTGTCCCTATAAACCACCCCTCGAGTCTCCAAGAATT CCAGTCATGCATACTGTAACGGTGGATCACAATCCAGGAGGTGGTCATTGGCTAGCTGCTGGTCTTTCTCCTCAG GTTTCAAGTGTTAACAAATATTCATCACAAAGTCCTCACGTTCACAAGGTGCCTATGTCTTATGGCAGTAGTTATGGCAGCTTTGGGAGCCATGGTAGCTATAATGATAATACAGGACTAGGAAGCAGTTATGGAAGCTATGGCGACGTTAATAATATTCATGCCTATAATTCACCACTAGCTCCATCTGGGTTCAATGTGCATGTACAAGTTGGAGGACCATTTCTTGGAGCTAGTCCAGATGCAAGGCATAGGTCGCAGTTTTCTCATGGACATGGGTACAGTGTTAGCCCTTATGGAGGTCTGGGACCAATGTCCCTAGGAGTAAGTCCTTCTCAGTTTACTCCTCCAAGTTCCCAGATGCAGATTTCATCAGCTTCACCTGGAAAATATGGTCCAACATCACCAGTTGGAGGTGGTTCTCGTGGTATCTCATTGAGTAAAGCAGCTGTTGTTGGCCAGTATAATAAGAGAGGTGTGGGCTACTCGTCCATGTCTGTGCAGCCTTATGGAAGTGCATCTGAACATGGACAAGGATTTTCTAGTGATGGCATGACCTCTAATCATCCTGAGACTCAGTCTCTTGGACATGGTGGTCCTTATGCTGCATTTTTAGCTTCTAGTCATACTAACTGGAGGCAACAGTTGGGAGGAGCAAGCGGCTTTTGCAGTTCAACTTCTGTCAATCTGAAAGGTTATCCTGCACCTTATATGCATAACTCCATGACTTCTCAAAGATCAGAAGTTCCATTCGATATAACAGAAGGAAGTTCATCTGTGCCTCATCCTGGAGAATGGGACCCTGGTTACAG TGATGAATCTCTTTTGCAAGAGGATAATGGAGACATCAGCTCACTAAGCACTGAATTTGTGAATTGTGTGCACCTTGATGACCCATCAGATGTTACTAGCTTTTCAAGTGGAAATAACAGATATAGCCATGGTCAAAATCAAGCTCGCCTAAATTCAAAATTCCTGTCATCAAATCAAAG AACAGATGGACTTCGTCAGACATATTCACATGTTGAAGGCCCTTCTACCTCTCATGATGTACGCGGTGGAAATGGCCGTCCACTCCAATTTTCACAAAACTTTCCAAGTCGTTTTGGACAACAATCTACTCATCGGTATAATTATATGAACCAGTCCATTATGCATGGTGAAAGAAACCATCAATATGGCCAGCCAGCTTATTTAAATTACAACATAACAGATTCTCATTCTTCTACCAATGCTATGTTCAGCAATAGCATGCCATGGG GGAGGAGGGGTGGACATCCAATGACAACAACCCTACCAGCAGCTCATTCAAGAAAGGACTATGGAAAGATTTAG
- the LOC121975121 gene encoding dual specificity protein kinase YAK1 homolog isoform X3 — MAEDGSGKVGADGSCDTSIDAYLRWNPRSTAFRPYVSPPQSSGENSLESSGRDTSKFRGFFKKSLVAKLTKGIVETFQTCNPAFRYSESLNQKRFLTNPSTGVLNDGFDNANSDLILYVNFELVNSETKGRYIVKDALGQGTFGQVAKCWDLESNKYVAVKVIKNQPAYYRQALVEVSILDMLNKKYDPDDKHHIVRMLDYFVFHRHLCISFEMLGSNLYELIKMNHFKGLSLSIVQAFSKQILHALIVMKDAGIIHCDMKPENILMSTSVKPPQIKVIDFGSACMEGRTVYSYIQSRYYRSPEVLLGYPYTTSIDMWSFGCIVAELFLGLPLFPGASEYDLLKRMIEILGGQPPDSLLRDAKNTSKFFKHVGSIHSSEHDGTSKGGISAYRILTVEEYESRESNKPDIGKHYFNFVNLDDIIDNYPYRRNLSDKEKLKESLTRLALVDFLRGLVEFDPVKRWSPLQASGHPFVTGEPFDCPYKPPLESPRIPVMHTVTVDHNPGGGHWLAAGLSPQVVSSVNKYSSQSPHVHKVPMSYGSSYGSFGSHGSYNDNTGLGSSYGSYGDVNNIHAYNSPLAPSGFNVHVQVGGPFLGASPDARHRSQFSHGHGYSVSPYGGLGPMSLGVSPSQFTPPSSQMQISSASPGKYGPTSPVGGGSRGISLSKAAVVGQYNKRGVGYSSMSVQPYGSASEHGQGFSSDGMTSNHPETQSLGHGGPYAAFLASSHTNWRQQLGGASGFCSSTSVNLKGYPAPYMHNSMTSQRSEVPFDITEGSSSVPHPGEWDPGYSDESLLQEDNGDISSLSTEFVNCVHLDDPSDVTSFSSGNNRYSHGQNQARLNSKFLSSNQRYP; from the exons CTTGTAGCAAAACTGACCAAGGGTATAGTTGAAACTTTCCAAACATGCAACCCTGCCTTTCGATATTCAGAGTCACTGAATCAAAAACGATTCCTAACCAATCCATCCACTGGGGTACTGAATGATGGTTTTGACAATGCAAATTCAGATCTCATCTTGTATGTGAATTTTGAGCTGGTCAACTCAGAAACAAAAGGAAG GTACATTGTCAAAGATGCCCTTGGCCAAGGGACCTTTGGACAGGTTGCCAAATGCTGGGATCTGGAATCTAACAAATATGTTGCTGTGAAGGTTATTAAGAACCAACCTGCTTACTATCGACAGGCATTGGTTGAGGTTTCTATCCTGGACATG ttAAATAAGAAGTATGATCCTGATGATAAACATCACATAGTCCGGATGCTTGATTATTTTGTATTTCATCGGCACTTGTGCATATCATTTGAAATGCTTGGCTCAAACCT GTATGAATTGATCAAAATGAACCACTTCAAAGGTTTGTCCCTGAGCATTGTGCAGGCATTCTCAAAACAG ATCTTGCATGCATTGATTGTCATGAAAGATGCTGGTATAATTCATTGTGATATGAAGCCAGAGAACATACTCATGTCAACAAG TGTGAAGCCTCCACAAATAAAAGTTATTGATTTTGGATCAGCTTGTATGGAAGGTCGAACAGTCTACTCTTACATACAG AGCCGCTACTATAGGTCTCCAGAAGTTCTTCTTGGTTATCC ATATACCACTTCAATTGATATGTGGTCATTTGGATGCATTGTTGCTGAATTATTTCTTGGTTTGCCTTTGTTTCCTGGAGCCTCTGAATATGATCTCCTGAAGCGGATGATAGAGATACTTGg TGGACAACCACCTGATAGCTTGCTTAGGGATGCTAAAAATACTAGCAAGTTCTTTAAGCATGTTGGGAGTATTCATAGTTCAGAGCATGATGGGACCTCCAAGGGAGGCATTAGTGCTTACCGTATTCTGACCGTGGAGGAATATGAATCA AGAGAGTCAAATAAACCAGACATTGGGAAGCACTACTTTAATTTTGTAAACTTGGACGATATCATTGACAACTACCCATACAGAAGAAATTTGTCAGACAAAGAGAAGTTAAAAG AAAGCTTAACCCGCTTAGCCTTGGTTGATTTCTTGAGGGGTCTTGTTGAATTTGACCCAGTAAAAAGATGGTCACCTTTGCAG GCTTCTGGTCATCCATTTGTCACTGGAGAACCATTTGATTGTCCCTATAAACCACCCCTCGAGTCTCCAAGAATT CCAGTCATGCATACTGTAACGGTGGATCACAATCCAGGAGGTGGTCATTGGCTAGCTGCTGGTCTTTCTCCTCAGGTC GTTTCAAGTGTTAACAAATATTCATCACAAAGTCCTCACGTTCACAAGGTGCCTATGTCTTATGGCAGTAGTTATGGCAGCTTTGGGAGCCATGGTAGCTATAATGATAATACAGGACTAGGAAGCAGTTATGGAAGCTATGGCGACGTTAATAATATTCATGCCTATAATTCACCACTAGCTCCATCTGGGTTCAATGTGCATGTACAAGTTGGAGGACCATTTCTTGGAGCTAGTCCAGATGCAAGGCATAGGTCGCAGTTTTCTCATGGACATGGGTACAGTGTTAGCCCTTATGGAGGTCTGGGACCAATGTCCCTAGGAGTAAGTCCTTCTCAGTTTACTCCTCCAAGTTCCCAGATGCAGATTTCATCAGCTTCACCTGGAAAATATGGTCCAACATCACCAGTTGGAGGTGGTTCTCGTGGTATCTCATTGAGTAAAGCAGCTGTTGTTGGCCAGTATAATAAGAGAGGTGTGGGCTACTCGTCCATGTCTGTGCAGCCTTATGGAAGTGCATCTGAACATGGACAAGGATTTTCTAGTGATGGCATGACCTCTAATCATCCTGAGACTCAGTCTCTTGGACATGGTGGTCCTTATGCTGCATTTTTAGCTTCTAGTCATACTAACTGGAGGCAACAGTTGGGAGGAGCAAGCGGCTTTTGCAGTTCAACTTCTGTCAATCTGAAAGGTTATCCTGCACCTTATATGCATAACTCCATGACTTCTCAAAGATCAGAAGTTCCATTCGATATAACAGAAGGAAGTTCATCTGTGCCTCATCCTGGAGAATGGGACCCTGGTTACAG TGATGAATCTCTTTTGCAAGAGGATAATGGAGACATCAGCTCACTAAGCACTGAATTTGTGAATTGTGTGCACCTTGATGACCCATCAGATGTTACTAGCTTTTCAAGTGGAAATAACAGATATAGCCATGGTCAAAATCAAGCTCGCCTAAATTCAAAATTCCTGTCATCAAATCAAAG GTACCCATAG
- the LOC121978300 gene encoding uncharacterized protein LOC121978300, whose protein sequence is MCRLIISVDGTHLRGAYKGKMFIVVSKDTKNHILPVAYAIVDEETMVVGVGFLNNLGIMWHKIDNYVLFLIDTMFKNITLKHYCWAIGNTTQRWKFNRFKRQIRALDPAAWQYLRDIDIRRWSLAYDGNHRWGCLTTNTSESLNNVLRGARLLPIKVAHHCNTALPPHHWSKFMEAERHAQGHHIDELNYTDGVYKIVTTRQLNGKGGHVHTVLYYEKDCTCGKWQMHRFPCSHAIAVCRHRGDNAIDLVDEVHTTKTYMAQYSGKFYPIHHKDYWTNQGWEIQADYSRLINHERGRRRESRIQNEMDLRHPDEPRRCGRCHQTDHNRRNCQNTHPRVDNEVDS, encoded by the exons ATGTGTAGGCTGATTATCAGTGTTGATGGTACACATTTGCGAGGGGCTTATAAGGGAAAGATGTTTATAGTTGTTTCTAAGGATACAAAGAATCATATATTACCTGTTGCTTATGCTATAGTAGATGAGGAGACTATGGTAGTTGGTGTTGGTTTTTTGAACAATTTAGGTATTATGTGGCACAAGATAGACAATTATGTGTTATTTCTGATAGACACCATG TTTAAGAATATCACTTTGAAACATTATTGTTGGGCTATTGGCAATACTACTCAAAGATGGAAATTCAACAGATTTAAGAGACAGATTAGGGCACTTGATCCAGCGGCATGGCAGTATTTGAGAGATATTGACATAAGGCGGTGGAGTCTTGCTTACGATGGTAACCATCGATGGGGATGTCTCACAACAAACACTTCTGAGAGTTTGAACAATGTTTTGCGAGGGGCTAGATTGTTGCCAATTAAG GTAGCCCATCATTGTAATACAGCCCTCCCGCCACATCATTGGAGCAAATTCATGGAGGCTGAAAGACATGCACAAGGACATCACATTGATGAGTTGAACTATACAGATGGAGTGTACAAGATTGTAACAACAAGACAATTGAATGGTAAAGGTGGTCATGTACACACGGTTCTTTACTATGAAAAAGATTGCACATGCGGAAAGTGGCAGATGCATAGATTTCCATGTTCACATGCAATTGCTGTTTGCCGACATAGAGGGGATAATGCTATTGACCTTGTGGATGAAGTTCACACCACAAAGACTTACATGGCACAATATTCTGGCAAGTTTTATCCTATTCATCATAAGGATTATTGGACAAATCAAGGTTGGGAGATTCAAGCAGATTACTCAAGATTGATCAATCATGAGCGGGGTCGGAGACGTGAAAGTCGAATACAAAATGAGATGGATCTGAGGCACCCTGATGAACCTCGTAGATGTGGAAGATGCCATCAAACTGACCACAACAGGAGAAATTGTCAAAATACACACCCCAGGGTTGATAATGAAGTTGATAGTTga